A part of Helicoverpa zea isolate HzStark_Cry1AcR chromosome 17, ilHelZeax1.1, whole genome shotgun sequence genomic DNA contains:
- the LOC124638411 gene encoding UDP-glucose 4-epimerase-like, whose protein sequence is MPRFKTILVTGGAGYIGSHCVVDLLNAGHDVVAIDNFANAVGDDDGSPALQRAEEITGKKISFYKADLLDKPQINDIFDKHPIDCVIHFAALKAVGESMQQPLLYYQNNLLGMLNLLEIMRSHNCYQMVFSSSCTVYGEPEYLPITESHPTGSITNVYGRTKYFIEEMLKDLSAADEKWNIISLRYFNPVGAHPSGLIGEDPTKEFTNLMPFMAQVALGKKPVLTVFGNDYNTPDGTGIRDYIHVMDLASGHVAALNLLSSSHIRLKVYNLGTGRGVSVKELVEVFEKVTNTKIPLKYVARRLGDITAMWADATLAREELGWSTKLTIEEMCTDFWRWQTMNPDGYPKKCKKTSVIVNVNGNS, encoded by the exons atgcCACGATTCAAGACAATACTGGTGACTGGTGGTGCTGGCTACATCGGCAGCCACTGCGTGGTGGACCTCCTCAATGCCGGCCATGATGTCGTGGCCATCGACAATTTCGCAAACGCGGTAGGCGATGACGACGGATCACCGGCTTTGCAGAGGGCAGAAGAAATCACCGGCAAGAAGATCAGCTTTTATAAGGCTGATTTGTTGGATAAGCCACAAATAAATGATATATTTGATAAG CACCCAATAGACTGCGTGATCCACTTCGCAGCGCTGAAAGCCGTGGGAGAGTCCATGCAACAACCTCTGCTGTACTACCAGAACAATTTACTTGGCATGCTCAACTTATTGGAG ATAATGCGATCACACAACTGCTACCAAATGGTGTTTTCTTCATCGTGCACGGTGTATGGCGAGCCAGAATACCTGCCCATCACAGAGTCTCACCCTACTGGCAGCATCACCAATGTATATGGAAGAACCAAGTATTTTATTGAGGAGATGCTCAAAGACCTTAGTGCTGCTGATGAG AAATGGAACATAATATCTCTCCGCTACTTCAACCCAGTAGGCGCTCACCCCTCAGGTCTGATCGGCGAGGATCCGACCAAGGAGTTCACAAACCTTATGCCGTTCATGGCACAAGTGGCCCTTGGGAAGAAACCGGTGCTCACAGTCTTCGGAAACGATTATAACACTCCTGATGGAACAG GTATTCGGGATTACATTCACGTGATGGATCTCGCGAGTGGTCACGTCGCAGCTCTGAACTTACTAAGCAGCAGTCATATTAGGCTTAAG GTATACAACTTGGGCACCGGCAGAGGAGTATCAGTTAAAGAACTAGTGGAGGTTTTCGAAAAGGTAACCAACACCAAGATTCCTCTGAAGTACGTGGCCAGAAGACTGGGAGACATCACAGCCATGTGGGCGGACGCCACGCTCGCTAGGGAGGAGCTGGGCTGGTCCACTAAGCTGACTATTGAGGAGATGT GCACTGACTTCTGGCGATGGCAAACAATGAACCCTGACGGCTACCCGAAGAAGTGCAAGAAGACCAGCGTCATCGTCAACGTGAACGGCAACAGTTAA